TTTTATCATCTAGCGAGTCTATCCCTTGGTCTATTTTCTTGAGTTCTTCCTTAATGGCTCCGAGCTTATCCATGCTGCTTTCCCACAGCCTTTTCTGCTCTTCCAGAGAGCCTTTTGATTCATAAGACTGATTTAGTTTTAGGACGACACTCTGAAACTCATTCATCGTATCCGACTTACTGATTGATGCAGCTAGTGCTTTTTCCTGAGACAAATAATCCTCAAGTTGTTTATTCAGCCCAAGCAGCTCAGATTCCAGTGAGGGAAGTTCATTGGTGATGTATTTCTTTTTCTCCAGCACCATGCCATTGTGAAAGCTCAATGTCTCATCAAATGTTTTTTGTATTGATGGCATCAAGAATTTGGCTTCTTCATAGAGGCTTTTTATTTTCTCTACATTAACATTTGAGATTTCGTCCTCTAACTCCCCAGCACTTTCTTTGATTAGCTCGATCCGCAACTCAATTCGGGCTATCTGGGTAGACAGCCTATTGATTTTTGCTTTTGCTAGATTCAGTTGTTGAACTTCATTTTCATAATTTTCGTTAACACTGAAATTGTCTTTCTTAGCTTCCAACTCCTCAATTTCACTATCAACGACCAATAACGACTGCTTGATTTGGGAAATCGTCTTTTCTTTTTTCAGTCGCTTCTGGAGGTCTTCCTCGATCTTTTTATGTGCGAATAGCTTTTGTTTCCTGTCTGAAACATCTATATCGATGCCCAACCAGAACAGATATAAAGCCTCGTATTCCTCATACTTGGTCGCTGGGTGGAGGACTTTCACCGTGTTTATCAAACGGTTTTTTTCGTCTCTAACATTTTTTGACACAATCTGCTTGAACGTAGGCTTGCTAACGCTGGAATTGAAAATCAAGCTCTTTAGGCACTCTGGGAAATCCTTGGACTTTACTGGTTCGCCGTTAATTTCGAGTATTTTGTCACTCCGTTGTAAAAAGTTCCTGCGGATGACAATTTCTCTGGACGCTGCAATATCAAGATCATCTTTAAGAACCAAAGTGATGCAAACATTATTACCAGTCAGGTAGTTCTCCACCACTGAATTGCTCCTCCCACGAAACTCAGGGTCTTGGTAGATATTTTTCCCACTGCTACCCAAACAATAGTCTATTAATCTTAGAACTGTAGTTTTACCTACATTATTCCCTGACTCCTTCCTGCTCCTTGTCTCGGTCTCATCAACAATAAGGTTGATGCCCTTTCTGAAAGAGATGTTCCTTATGAGGGATTCTCCCTCCTCAATTTTTAAGCTTTTTAGAAACATTTTTGAATACGCCCTTTTTCACCATCGATCGCACCAACAAGGTAGAGCCAATCTAAAGTCAGCAAGAATAGCTCGGCTGAAATATCATGGTTTGATTTCAAATTCTCATATACTGCAAAACTGTTTAGATGATCCTCTTTGCTTGAAGATAGCACTTCGAGAACCAGCGCACCCCAGTAATAAACTTTCCTTTCTGGATGTGTGTCTTTTCCTACAATCATGATGACAAGTGAGGTTCTTCCAAAATTTTACATCTCATAAACGCATCCACCATGATAATGGACACCCCAAAGGCCACATCCTCATCATACAGATTGTTCTCAGAGGAGCAGGATGCAATCAACTCTTCTTCGATGTCTTCAATAATGCTATCCGCATTCTTTTGGACTGCCTCCATGGAATCGTCCCCTACTGAAACATATCTGCCTCTGACTTTCAAATACAGCCGCCTAATGTTCCTCAGCAGACGTTCTTTTTTGAAGCTGCCTTGCTTTTCCAGTTCTCCATATAATGAAGCGATTTTGGTGTAGAATATCTTATACTCATCAATCAGGGGCCTATTCCTAACAACAGAATTGTATGCTATCTTGCCCTCTATATCAAAAACCGAAGGTTCTGTTTCCTCGACATCCTCGACATCTTCCAGCGATGATGACGCGATGGCGTTTATTGCTACTAATAAAAGCGATTTTTTTGCATTCAGGGCAGTAAAGCCTTTCGACTCGTGCTCCTTTTTCCATTCGCGTAACAACTCCACCGGGTAATCAGGCTCATTTTCTAAGTTGTCGATGATACCATGACACTCATCACACAGCAGTATTAGGTTGTTGTAATGCCTCCTTTCATCGACATTCATTTCCGGATTGAACCTAGGCCCTTTTTCACTGGCAGCTTCAATGTGGCATATTTTACTGACTATGGTTTCCCCATCACGCGCAATCAGGGTTTTTCCACAGTCTGGAGCTGCGCATTCATTTCTAGAAAGGGTATCTAGCCGTCGGACGTGCGACGGCCTGTATTGTCTGGCCTTTTCTGTCATTTGAACCCTTTTTATCTGATTATGTGGAACCTCTGCATGTGAGAAATGAGGCTTCGCTGGTCAGTTTATCAAAATAGCCTCCAGAAGCAACTCCTGCCCGAAACCCATAGGAACGAAAAAAAGGGCAAACTACAAGAGCAAACGGGCCATCGAAATTTCTCTACCCTCTCTATCCAGAAAGGCACGATGGACACGTCTGGTTATAGACTTCTCTCAGATGCTTGATGGCGACTTCGGTATAGATGGAAGTGGTATCGAGGCTTTCAATGGTCCAAGCTTTCTAAGGTTCTTAGAACAGGTCCAGTGGATTTGGCGGGAGATGGAGAAGATGCACCGTTTCTATGCCTGAGCGCTATTTGCTGCGTTTGGCTCAGCCCGACTGATGATAGCCCGCATTAACCAACCTGATGCGATCAGGAAGAGGCCAATCAATAAAGGGGCGAATGTACCCCAGTTCCAGCCTGGTTTGATCACGGCTTCGGCAGGGTCATCGGGGTCGTAAAAGACGGTGAGTTCTTGGACCTCTCCGTATTCTTTGCGGGCCTGTGCTTCGGCTTCTTCTTGGGTGTCGTAGTACTCGCTGTCCACGACATTGCCGTTGCCCAAGGAATAGCGGGAGGAGAAATATGGTTTGCCGTCCACTTCATAGC
This window of the Oceaniferula flava genome carries:
- a CDS encoding DUF2326 domain-containing protein — encoded protein: MFLKSLKIEEGESLIRNISFRKGINLIVDETETRSRKESGNNVGKTTVLRLIDYCLGSSGKNIYQDPEFRGRSNSVVENYLTGNNVCITLVLKDDLDIAASREIVIRRNFLQRSDKILEINGEPVKSKDFPECLKSLIFNSSVSKPTFKQIVSKNVRDEKNRLINTVKVLHPATKYEEYEALYLFWLGIDIDVSDRKQKLFAHKKIEEDLQKRLKKEKTISQIKQSLLVVDSEIEELEAKKDNFSVNENYENEVQQLNLAKAKINRLSTQIARIELRIELIKESAGELEDEISNVNVEKIKSLYEEAKFLMPSIQKTFDETLSFHNGMVLEKKKYITNELPSLESELLGLNKQLEDYLSQEKALAASISKSDTMNEFQSVVLKLNQSYESKGSLEEQKRLWESSMDKLGAIKEELKKIDQGIDSLDDKIQKRVSEFNKFFSKLSNDLYGEKYVLSADKNPKGYELNISSVLANPGTGKKKGEMAAFDLSYILFADHMGIECLHFVLQDQIENIHDNQITSILTDFVENNNCQYVLSVLRDKLPSDIDVSKFEVVSLSQNDKLFRV
- a CDS encoding ABC-three component system middle component 6, producing the protein MIVGKDTHPERKVYYWGALVLEVLSSSKEDHLNSFAVYENLKSNHDISAELFLLTLDWLYLVGAIDGEKGRIQKCF
- a CDS encoding ABC-three component system protein; this translates as MTEKARQYRPSHVRRLDTLSRNECAAPDCGKTLIARDGETIVSKICHIEAASEKGPRFNPEMNVDERRHYNNLILLCDECHGIIDNLENEPDYPVELLREWKKEHESKGFTALNAKKSLLLVAINAIASSSLEDVEDVEETEPSVFDIEGKIAYNSVVRNRPLIDEYKIFYTKIASLYGELEKQGSFKKERLLRNIRRLYLKVRGRYVSVGDDSMEAVQKNADSIIEDIEEELIASCSSENNLYDEDVAFGVSIIMVDAFMRCKILEEPHLSS
- a CDS encoding DUF3592 domain-containing protein, producing MPGKLVNVVVQSKIDHQPGVGGTARRLDTAYFIRLDYSYEVDGKPYFSSRYSLGNGNVVDSEYYDTQEEAEAQARKEYGEVQELTVFYDPDDPAEAVIKPGWNWGTFAPLLIGLFLIASGWLMRAIISRAEPNAANSAQA